A stretch of the Synechocystis sp. PCC 7338 genome encodes the following:
- the ntcA gene encoding global nitrogen regulator NtcA — MDQSLTQDRPLAAVFRRLGSELMPPVVETFDRSKTIFFPGDPAERVYFLLKGAVKLSRVYEAGEEITVALLRENSVFGVLSLVTGQRSDRFYHAVAFTPVELLSAPIEQVEQALKEHPDLSLLMLQGLSSRILQTEMMIETLAHRDMGSRLVSFLLILCRDFGVPAPDGIRIDLKLSHQAIAEAIGSTRVTVTRLLGDLREGNMISITKKKITVHNPVALSQQFT, encoded by the coding sequence ATGGATCAGTCCTTAACCCAAGATCGTCCCCTAGCGGCAGTGTTTCGACGCTTAGGCAGTGAGTTGATGCCCCCGGTGGTGGAAACTTTTGATCGGAGTAAAACAATTTTTTTTCCTGGGGATCCGGCGGAACGGGTTTATTTTTTGCTTAAGGGAGCGGTTAAGTTATCTCGAGTCTACGAAGCGGGGGAAGAGATCACCGTTGCTCTGCTGAGGGAGAACAGTGTTTTTGGGGTATTATCATTAGTTACAGGACAACGTTCTGACCGTTTTTATCACGCAGTGGCTTTTACTCCGGTGGAGTTACTGTCTGCCCCCATTGAACAGGTGGAACAGGCTCTCAAGGAGCATCCCGACCTGTCATTGTTAATGTTGCAGGGCCTTTCTTCCCGGATCCTCCAGACGGAAATGATGATTGAAACCCTAGCCCACCGGGACATGGGTTCTCGTTTGGTTAGCTTTTTGTTGATCCTCTGTCGAGATTTTGGTGTACCTGCCCCGGACGGCATTCGCATTGACCTCAAGTTATCCCATCAGGCGATCGCCGAGGCGATTGGTTCCACCCGGGTAACGGTAACCAGACTCCTGGGAGATTTGCGGGAAGGCAATATGATCTCCATCACGAAAAAGAAAATTACCGTGCACAATCCCGTTGCTCTTAGTCAACAGTTTACCTAG
- a CDS encoding alpha/beta hydrolase, with protein MVTFPSNLRRWFQSICLGALTAIAIQLPGKTAENIFFTYGPIKLTVRVESLERFVQDGTVDSNLSFLFNLVGASEEKLTKLREIMGLRAEVDPVVLSNFFNTSLGEDSLARAAFILNAPWGANSKYGIRAAIVQAAQDPEGGLSLINFIRKYPTDIHFQGEVVEQRARAAQLLVNASQHFIQKMIALSEIEAASEGEIDFSVLPDPTEMGPYGVAPKETWWLTDQSRNRRFYVDVYRPQRWKPGKTPVLVFSHGLASRPEDFDVAAKKMASYGFVVALPQHPGSDILQAKALLNRTSRQGYYPTEFIDRPKDISYVIDELERLNASEFGDRLNLTEVGVGGHSFGGYGALAVAGATIDWNFLESECQIGQGVPNTALLLQCDALTLPRSDYDFRDSRVAAVLAANPVNSAIFGVSGLHKVTVPVLLLGGSYDPATPFVLEQARSFPRLASRDKYLTLMEGQAHVDFSKIDANIKNVVESVEAINLNLPDPNLLHAYGSAVMVPFFQLYVAGDESFRPLVENGAAHAAYLSRDQEFKFYLISQKSEGALIKEIDQFRRTNGIIAPPNEFPTQTISDNF; from the coding sequence ATGGTCACTTTCCCCTCAAATCTCCGTCGTTGGTTCCAGTCCATTTGTTTGGGAGCCCTCACGGCGATCGCCATCCAATTACCGGGCAAAACTGCAGAAAATATCTTTTTTACCTACGGGCCAATCAAGTTGACAGTGCGGGTGGAATCCCTGGAACGATTTGTGCAAGATGGCACTGTGGACTCCAATCTCAGCTTTTTATTCAACCTAGTGGGAGCCTCCGAAGAAAAACTAACCAAGTTAAGGGAAATTATGGGGCTCCGGGCAGAGGTGGACCCCGTTGTGCTCAGCAACTTTTTTAACACTAGTCTGGGGGAAGATTCCTTAGCTCGGGCCGCGTTTATTCTCAATGCGCCTTGGGGAGCTAACTCCAAATATGGTATTCGGGCGGCGATTGTCCAGGCCGCTCAGGATCCCGAGGGGGGATTAAGCCTGATCAATTTTATTAGAAAGTATCCCACCGACATTCATTTCCAAGGGGAAGTCGTAGAACAGAGGGCCAGGGCAGCCCAACTGTTAGTCAATGCGTCCCAACATTTTATCCAGAAAATGATTGCCCTCTCGGAAATTGAAGCCGCTTCAGAAGGGGAGATTGACTTTAGCGTCTTGCCTGACCCCACCGAAATGGGCCCCTACGGTGTGGCTCCAAAGGAAACCTGGTGGTTAACCGACCAAAGTCGTAACCGTCGTTTTTACGTGGATGTGTACCGCCCCCAACGGTGGAAACCGGGTAAAACTCCAGTTTTAGTTTTTTCCCATGGTTTAGCCTCTCGCCCTGAAGATTTCGATGTTGCTGCCAAAAAAATGGCTTCCTATGGTTTCGTAGTGGCTCTGCCCCAACACCCCGGTAGTGACATTCTCCAGGCCAAGGCTCTGCTCAACCGCACTTCCCGCCAAGGTTACTATCCCACGGAATTTATTGACCGACCAAAGGACATCAGTTATGTCATCGATGAGTTGGAACGCCTTAATGCCAGTGAATTTGGCGATCGCCTTAACCTAACTGAAGTGGGGGTGGGGGGGCACTCCTTTGGCGGTTATGGGGCTTTGGCCGTGGCCGGAGCCACCATCGATTGGAATTTTTTGGAATCAGAATGTCAAATCGGTCAAGGAGTCCCTAATACCGCCCTGCTACTACAGTGCGATGCTTTGACTCTACCCCGGTCTGACTACGACTTTCGAGATTCCCGGGTAGCAGCGGTGCTAGCAGCCAATCCAGTTAACAGCGCGATCTTTGGTGTATCAGGACTACATAAGGTTACGGTACCGGTTCTATTACTTGGAGGCAGTTACGATCCAGCCACTCCCTTTGTGTTGGAACAGGCCCGTTCTTTTCCCCGTTTGGCCAGTCGTGATAAGTATCTAACCTTGATGGAAGGGCAAGCCCACGTAGACTTCTCCAAAATTGATGCCAACATCAAAAACGTAGTGGAGTCAGTGGAAGCAATTAACTTAAACTTGCCTGACCCCAACTTGCTCCATGCCTACGGCTCTGCTGTCATGGTGCCTTTCTTCCAGTTGTATGTAGCTGGGGACGAAAGTTTCCGCCCTCTAGTGGAAAATGGAGCCGCCCACGCCGCTTATTTAAGTCGGGATCAGGAATTCAAGTTTTATCTAATTAGCCAAAAATCTGAGGGAGCCTTAATCAAAGAAATTGATCAGTTCCGTCGCACCAATGGCATAATCGCTCCCCCCAATGAGTTCCCCACCCAGACTATTTCTGACAATTTTTAA
- a CDS encoding fructose bisphosphate aldolase, translated as MTLELNQEQLEKMKSHPGFIAALDQSGGSTPGALADYGIEQDTYSGDDEMFALVHQMRTRIMTSPGFSGDRILAAILFEDTMDREVEGEPTVNYLWKQKQIVPILKVDKGLAPEEDGVQLMKPIPQLDDLLMRAKKKGIFGTKMRSFIKQANGAGIEAIVNQQFELAQQIIAAGLVPIIEPEVDIHCPEKAQAEALLKAAILKHLEQLPKEQWVMLKLTLPERDNLYGDCIEHSSVLRVVALSGGYSQVEANERLGKNHGVIASFSRALTEELTAQQTDAEFNTMLDKSIQKIYQASLT; from the coding sequence ATGACTCTCGAACTGAACCAGGAACAACTGGAAAAAATGAAATCCCATCCTGGTTTCATTGCCGCCCTAGACCAAAGTGGGGGTAGCACACCGGGAGCATTGGCCGATTACGGAATCGAACAGGATACCTATTCTGGTGACGACGAGATGTTCGCACTGGTGCATCAAATGCGGACCCGCATCATGACTAGTCCAGGCTTCAGCGGCGATCGGATTTTGGCGGCGATTCTATTCGAGGACACCATGGACCGGGAAGTTGAGGGAGAGCCCACTGTCAACTACCTTTGGAAGCAGAAGCAAATCGTACCGATTCTGAAAGTCGACAAGGGACTGGCCCCAGAGGAGGATGGGGTCCAGTTGATGAAGCCCATACCCCAGCTTGACGATCTGCTAATGAGGGCCAAGAAAAAAGGCATCTTCGGCACGAAAATGCGGTCGTTTATCAAACAGGCCAATGGGGCCGGTATCGAGGCGATCGTGAACCAGCAATTTGAGCTAGCTCAGCAAATTATTGCCGCCGGACTGGTGCCGATCATTGAGCCGGAGGTAGACATTCACTGCCCAGAGAAAGCCCAAGCGGAAGCACTACTCAAAGCAGCCATTCTGAAGCATCTTGAACAATTACCTAAAGAACAGTGGGTGATGCTCAAACTTACCTTGCCGGAGCGAGACAACCTTTATGGCGATTGCATTGAACATTCCAGTGTTTTGAGAGTGGTTGCTTTGTCGGGTGGCTACTCCCAAGTGGAAGCCAATGAACGCCTGGGCAAGAATCACGGTGTCATAGCAAGCTTTTCCCGGGCCTTGACTGAAGAGCTGACTGCCCAGCAAACCGATGCCGAATTCAACACGATGTTGGATAAATCCATTCAAAAGATCTATCAGGCATCACTCACTTGA
- a CDS encoding aldo/keto reductase, translating to MKYFHLSNGEQMPALGLGTWKSSPQVVGQAVEQALELGYRHFDCAAIYGNEAEIGATLAKAFTKGLVKREDLWITSKLWSNAHHPDAVLPALQKTLQDLGLDYLDLYLIHWPVVIQPGVGFPESGDQLLPFTQASLEGTWQALEQAIDLGLCHHIGVSNFSLKKLEMLLSMARIRPAVDQVELHPYLQQSDLLAFAESQNILLTSYSPLGSGDRPAAFQRAEEPTLLADPVIAAIATEQGCSAAQVLLAWAIQRGTVTIPKSVNPERLQQNLKAADITLTDAQMAKIASLDRHYRYVSGEFWTMPGSPYTLQNLWNEI from the coding sequence ATGAAATATTTCCATTTGAGCAATGGGGAGCAGATGCCTGCCCTAGGTCTGGGAACGTGGAAGTCGTCGCCCCAAGTAGTGGGTCAAGCCGTTGAGCAAGCTTTGGAATTGGGATATCGCCACTTTGACTGTGCTGCCATCTATGGCAATGAAGCAGAAATTGGAGCCACTTTAGCCAAGGCTTTCACTAAGGGTTTGGTAAAGCGAGAGGATCTCTGGATTACCTCCAAGCTGTGGAGCAATGCCCATCATCCCGACGCGGTTTTACCTGCTCTACAAAAAACTTTGCAGGATTTGGGTCTAGATTATTTGGACTTGTATCTAATCCATTGGCCGGTAGTCATTCAGCCCGGCGTTGGGTTCCCTGAATCCGGTGACCAGTTATTGCCATTTACCCAAGCTTCCCTAGAGGGAACCTGGCAAGCCTTGGAGCAAGCAATTGATTTGGGACTCTGCCACCATATTGGGGTGTCTAATTTCAGCCTTAAAAAGTTAGAAATGCTTCTGTCCATGGCCCGCATTCGCCCCGCTGTCGATCAGGTGGAACTTCATCCTTATCTCCAGCAATCGGACTTGCTAGCGTTTGCTGAATCCCAAAACATTTTACTAACGAGTTATTCACCCCTGGGTTCTGGCGATCGCCCGGCGGCTTTCCAGAGGGCAGAAGAACCGACGTTACTAGCTGATCCAGTGATTGCTGCGATTGCAACTGAACAGGGATGCAGTGCGGCCCAAGTCCTTTTGGCCTGGGCAATTCAGCGGGGAACTGTAACCATTCCCAAGTCAGTTAATCCTGAACGATTACAGCAGAATTTAAAGGCGGCAGATATTACCCTCACCGATGCCCAAATGGCAAAAATTGCTTCACTAGACCGTCATTATCGCTACGTGTCAGGAGAGTTTTGGACAATGCCAGGAAGCCCCTATACCTTACAAAACCTATGGAATGAAATCTGA
- a CDS encoding PAS domain-containing protein, giving the protein MNQSMDFLYKRLFKASPSKILVLQPDRFEIIAVTDEYLKATATKESDIVGKTLFDVFPDDPNDPNADGVNSMSASLQRVMSLKTADIMGIQHYPICLPNGTFEERFWSSVNSPVLGEFGAVEFIMHRVEDVTEIVHENSFAILTEITKTENRIALQDIILRSKELKQTLSKLQEHEARIRTAERILSLGTWEYNPQTGTLNWSKQVFDIYGMTPTQKALDVEEYFAMVHPDDREASIAIYQSFMEENAPRIAFEHRVTTRDGDVRYVKGFGERHWTPDGEIVVGCVQDITSFIRNRDKLTQAEYLLHLAGEKARLGGWRVELDPPVVTWTPETAVIHGMPPDYSPPDVSTAVQFYAPEFREFIMEVFERCVQQGEAFDVICQLQVPDGRRPWIRAIGEAERDAQGKIIVVQGAFQDISTLREAQECFQLISKATNDVIWDWNFATNQVWWNDSITDVFGYALSDMEPGPESWTLRIHPDDKERVLQSIYQVIDGEENYWECDYRFIKSDGQYANVIDRGFVARDGQGKATRMVGSVLDVTERMVMEQRLRESQKLEAVGHLTGGVAHDFNNLLTIILGNAEMLSELVADPNLQSMADMTLSAAKRGAELTRHLLAFARRQPLDPKAMNVNNLVEAMWGLIRRTLPENIELEFVPDPDLGITEIDAGELETALLNLVVNARDAMQDGGKLTIETSTAVLDSDYADRHSEVITGEYVMICVSDTGIGMDSDTVSHAFEPFFTTKSVGKGSGLGLSMVFGFTKQSGGHIKIYSEPGEGTAVKLYFPMVRGAQQVNYPPTQESLPEGGREHILIAEDDDLVLKHLEAQLRSLGYRVTAVISGPDALKVLGTHNDIELLLTDIIMPGGINGRELADRAKAMYPKLKILFTSGYTENAIVHHGRLDPGVNLLSKPYNRLELATKVRQVLSQQR; this is encoded by the coding sequence ATGAATCAATCAATGGACTTTCTATACAAGAGACTTTTCAAAGCGTCACCAAGCAAAATCCTGGTGCTCCAACCCGACAGATTTGAGATCATCGCCGTCACTGACGAATACCTGAAGGCGACCGCTACAAAAGAAAGTGATATTGTCGGCAAGACTCTGTTTGATGTATTTCCCGACGATCCCAATGACCCCAATGCAGATGGGGTAAACAGCATGTCCGCCTCCCTGCAGAGAGTTATGTCGCTGAAAACAGCCGATATAATGGGTATACAACACTATCCCATATGCCTACCCAATGGTACGTTTGAAGAAAGGTTTTGGAGTTCGGTAAATAGTCCCGTGTTAGGTGAATTCGGAGCAGTCGAGTTTATTATGCACAGGGTAGAGGATGTGACGGAGATAGTTCATGAAAATAGTTTTGCCATCCTCACGGAAATTACCAAAACGGAAAACCGCATTGCCCTTCAGGATATTATTCTGCGATCAAAAGAACTCAAGCAGACTCTATCAAAACTGCAGGAACATGAGGCTCGTATTCGCACCGCAGAGCGGATTCTGAGTCTTGGTACTTGGGAATATAATCCACAGACCGGCACTTTGAATTGGTCCAAGCAGGTGTTTGACATCTACGGTATGACCCCTACTCAAAAAGCACTGGATGTCGAAGAATATTTTGCCATGGTCCACCCGGATGATCGGGAAGCATCCATTGCCATTTATCAGTCCTTTATGGAAGAAAATGCCCCCCGAATTGCTTTTGAACATCGTGTGACCACCCGTGATGGCGATGTTAGATATGTTAAAGGCTTTGGTGAACGTCATTGGACACCGGACGGTGAAATCGTGGTTGGCTGTGTTCAGGACATTACCTCGTTTATTAGAAATCGCGACAAACTTACCCAAGCGGAATACCTTCTACATCTGGCGGGGGAAAAAGCCCGGCTAGGAGGTTGGCGGGTCGAACTAGATCCGCCGGTTGTCACTTGGACGCCGGAGACCGCGGTGATTCATGGTATGCCCCCCGATTACTCCCCCCCCGATGTGAGCACCGCAGTTCAGTTTTATGCCCCCGAATTTCGTGAATTTATCATGGAAGTCTTTGAACGTTGTGTGCAGCAAGGCGAAGCTTTTGATGTCATCTGCCAACTTCAAGTGCCTGACGGACGCAGACCTTGGATAAGGGCCATTGGCGAGGCCGAACGGGACGCCCAAGGCAAGATAATTGTTGTCCAGGGGGCGTTTCAGGATATTTCAACCCTACGGGAGGCCCAGGAGTGTTTTCAGTTAATATCCAAAGCCACCAATGATGTGATCTGGGACTGGAATTTTGCTACCAATCAAGTCTGGTGGAATGACTCCATAACAGATGTGTTTGGCTATGCTTTGTCGGATATGGAGCCGGGACCAGAATCCTGGACGCTACGCATCCATCCGGATGACAAAGAGCGTGTTCTCCAGAGTATTTATCAAGTTATCGATGGTGAAGAAAATTACTGGGAATGCGATTATCGCTTTATAAAAAGCGATGGTCAGTACGCTAATGTCATAGATCGTGGTTTTGTGGCCCGTGATGGCCAAGGTAAAGCGACCCGTATGGTGGGCAGTGTCCTGGACGTCACTGAGCGCATGGTAATGGAACAGAGGCTACGGGAATCTCAAAAACTCGAAGCTGTGGGACATTTAACCGGTGGTGTGGCCCACGATTTCAACAATTTATTGACAATAATTCTGGGTAATGCCGAAATGTTGTCAGAACTGGTGGCGGATCCAAACCTACAAAGTATGGCAGACATGACATTATCGGCCGCTAAGCGTGGTGCCGAACTAACCCGCCATTTGCTAGCCTTTGCCCGCCGCCAACCCCTTGACCCTAAAGCGATGAATGTTAATAATTTAGTGGAGGCGATGTGGGGGCTTATTCGTCGCACCCTGCCGGAAAATATTGAACTTGAATTTGTCCCTGACCCCGATCTAGGCATTACAGAAATTGATGCTGGTGAACTGGAAACAGCATTGTTGAATCTGGTGGTCAATGCCCGCGATGCCATGCAAGATGGGGGTAAATTAACCATTGAGACCTCCACTGCTGTGCTGGATAGTGATTACGCCGATCGCCACTCTGAAGTGATAACGGGCGAGTATGTGATGATTTGTGTTTCGGACACTGGCATTGGCATGGATTCAGATACGGTAAGCCACGCCTTTGAACCCTTCTTCACCACTAAATCGGTGGGCAAGGGCAGTGGCCTTGGTTTAAGCATGGTCTTTGGTTTTACCAAACAATCGGGTGGACATATAAAAATTTATTCCGAACCCGGTGAAGGCACGGCAGTTAAACTCTACTTCCCGATGGTGAGAGGTGCCCAGCAAGTAAATTATCCACCAACCCAGGAATCATTACCGGAAGGTGGTAGGGAGCATATTTTGATTGCCGAGGACGACGATTTAGTATTGAAACACCTTGAAGCTCAGTTGCGCTCCCTAGGTTATCGAGTCACAGCCGTCATATCCGGCCCCGATGCACTAAAAGTCTTGGGCACCCATAACGATATCGAGCTTTTGCTTACCGACATAATTATGCCCGGTGGCATAAACGGGCGGGAATTAGCTGATCGTGCCAAGGCAATGTATCCCAAACTCAAGATTTTATTTACCTCTGGCTACACCGAGAACGCCATTGTTCATCACGGTCGCCTCGATCCGGGGGTGAACCTGCTAAGTAAACCCTATAATCGTTTGGAACTGGCAACTAAAGTGCGACAAGTGCTGAGCCAACAACGTTAA
- a CDS encoding EAL domain-containing protein, which produces MAVVEKTRISKSLLVLDDEKDVAATICMMAATAAYAADYIDDADIFLEKVASSAPTHVAVDLQLADRDGIEVIRKLAEMDCKAAVIIMSGLGGRIIESSARAATENGLRLLGTLAKPFSRAQLLELLAKDVHETVSTRKFPTYSVSDEQISDALKAKAFVAHFQPKISCLTGELVGFECLARWPQKDGTMIPPDQFIGLAEQQGMIDALTRQVYHYAFANLPLRNHRSPLKYALNLSPINLKDTNFPHWLRNKCREHSIKPSQIILELTETASMENPLVLLEHLTQFCIHGFQLSIDDFGVGYSSLVQLARLPFSELKVDQMFVKTLAGSQESRKIVAAVVGLGKSMDLNVVAEGVENASALGLLRELGCDEAQGYFIGKPMDVVTVGNWSGLSDK; this is translated from the coding sequence GTGGCTGTAGTGGAAAAAACGCGAATCTCAAAAAGCTTGCTAGTCCTTGACGACGAAAAAGATGTCGCTGCCACAATCTGCATGATGGCCGCCACCGCCGCCTATGCCGCTGACTATATTGATGATGCCGATATTTTTCTAGAGAAAGTGGCCTCCTCGGCACCGACCCACGTGGCGGTGGATTTGCAACTAGCTGATCGTGATGGCATAGAAGTTATCCGTAAACTAGCGGAAATGGACTGCAAAGCAGCGGTGATCATCATGTCCGGTCTAGGAGGGCGCATCATAGAATCTTCTGCCAGAGCGGCTACTGAAAACGGGCTTCGGCTTCTGGGCACCTTAGCCAAACCCTTTTCCCGTGCTCAACTTTTAGAATTGTTGGCAAAGGATGTCCATGAGACTGTTTCAACGCGGAAATTCCCAACATATTCTGTTTCTGATGAGCAAATCAGCGATGCGCTCAAGGCCAAAGCTTTTGTGGCCCACTTTCAGCCCAAAATTTCCTGTCTGACTGGCGAACTAGTCGGATTTGAATGCCTCGCCCGTTGGCCCCAAAAGGACGGTACTATGATCCCCCCGGATCAGTTCATTGGTTTGGCTGAGCAACAAGGAATGATTGATGCACTAACGCGACAAGTCTATCATTACGCCTTTGCCAACTTGCCCCTACGGAACCATAGATCTCCATTGAAATATGCGTTAAATCTTTCACCAATCAACTTAAAAGATACAAATTTTCCCCACTGGTTAAGAAATAAATGCCGCGAGCATAGTATTAAGCCATCACAGATTATTCTGGAACTTACAGAGACAGCTAGCATGGAAAATCCACTGGTGCTATTAGAGCATTTGACTCAGTTTTGCATCCATGGATTTCAGTTGTCCATTGATGATTTTGGTGTTGGCTACTCCTCCCTTGTGCAACTGGCACGGTTACCTTTTTCGGAACTGAAGGTCGACCAAATGTTCGTCAAAACCCTTGCCGGCTCCCAAGAGTCTCGGAAAATTGTCGCCGCTGTGGTTGGTCTTGGGAAGTCCATGGATTTGAATGTAGTAGCTGAGGGGGTAGAAAACGCATCCGCTCTGGGGTTGTTGCGAGAGCTTGGTTGCGACGAAGCCCAGGGCTACTTTATCGGCAAGCCCATGGATGTTGTCACCGTCGGGAATTGGAGCGGCTTATCGGATAAGTAG
- a CDS encoding pentapeptide repeat-containing protein: MKIMNAQEILQCYAEGQRDFSHTNLVKVCLSNANLMGTQLVFADLSGANLNRAHLNNAVLKKANLALADMTEVCLTYADLSGADLSGASLVGANLSNADLSDAKLGGADLRRANLSEASLRGADLRGVNLIEANLTDTDFSEADLTGAYISDDAPVNVINFS, from the coding sequence ATAAAAATTATGAATGCTCAGGAAATTCTTCAGTGTTACGCCGAAGGACAGAGAGATTTTAGTCATACAAACTTGGTTAAAGTCTGTTTGTCGAATGCAAACTTAATGGGCACACAACTGGTTTTTGCAGACCTTAGTGGTGCAAACTTGAATCGTGCACACCTCAATAATGCAGTCTTAAAAAAAGCAAATCTTGCTTTAGCTGATATGACTGAGGTGTGTTTAACCTATGCTGATTTGAGTGGTGCAGACCTTAGTGGTGCAAGTTTGGTGGGAGCAAATCTTTCCAATGCAGATCTATCAGATGCGAAATTAGGAGGTGCAGACTTACGGAGGGCGAATTTATCTGAAGCTAGTCTTCGAGGAGCAGATTTGCGTGGTGTGAACTTAATCGAAGCTAACTTAACAGATACGGATTTTAGCGAGGCAGACTTAACGGGGGCTTACATAAGTGATGACGCACCGGTTAATGTTATCAATTTCTCGTAA
- a CDS encoding RNA-guided endonuclease TnpB family protein encodes MEKSHRYRFYPTSEQESLLRRTLGCVRLVYNKALQVRTQGWYERQERIGYTQTSSMLTGWKKEEELDFLNEVSSVPLQQSLRNLQTAFTNFFAGRAKYPNFKKKHQGGSAEFTKVAFRFRDGQIYLAKCSKPLDIRWSRQIPKGCEPTSVTVRLHPSGRWHIAIHFDDPNIKPLPVNENAIGIDLGVTSLIATSNGDKIANPKQFKKHHRCLRLAQKRLARKQKGSKNRDKARRKVAKIHLKITDSRKDFLHKLTTQLVRENQTIAVEDLSVKNMVKNRKLAFSISDSGWGEFVRQLDYKCRWYGRNLVKIDRLFPSSKRCSSCGHIVDKMPLNIRDWQCPECGTNHDRDINASRNILAAGLAVSVCGATVRPEQSKSVKAGAMKQKLKS; translated from the coding sequence ATGGAAAAGTCACATCGGTATCGTTTTTACCCGACATCGGAGCAAGAAAGTCTCTTGCGCCGCACGTTAGGTTGCGTCCGCCTGGTGTACAACAAAGCTCTCCAGGTCAGAACCCAAGGGTGGTATGAGCGCCAAGAGCGTATCGGCTATACCCAGACATCCTCAATGTTGACTGGATGGAAGAAGGAAGAAGAATTAGACTTTCTTAATGAAGTCAGTTCCGTTCCCCTTCAACAAAGTCTGCGGAATCTTCAAACTGCTTTCACCAATTTCTTTGCGGGTCGGGCGAAATATCCCAACTTCAAAAAGAAACATCAAGGAGGTAGTGCGGAATTTACCAAAGTCGCATTCCGATTTAGGGATGGGCAAATTTACCTAGCCAAGTGCTCGAAACCTCTGGATATTCGTTGGTCGAGGCAAATTCCCAAGGGATGCGAACCAACCAGTGTAACGGTACGACTTCATCCATCGGGACGGTGGCACATTGCCATTCATTTTGATGATCCGAACATCAAACCATTGCCTGTTAACGAGAATGCTATTGGTATTGATTTAGGGGTGACAAGCTTGATTGCTACCAGTAATGGTGACAAGATTGCCAATCCCAAGCAATTTAAGAAGCATCATCGTTGTTTACGGTTGGCCCAAAAACGTCTAGCCCGTAAACAAAAGGGGTCTAAGAATAGGGATAAGGCAAGGCGTAAAGTTGCCAAAATTCACCTTAAAATTACTGATTCCCGTAAAGATTTCCTCCATAAATTGACTACTCAACTCGTTCGTGAAAACCAAACGATTGCAGTTGAGGATCTCTCCGTCAAAAATATGGTCAAAAACAGAAAACTCGCCTTCTCCATTAGCGATAGTGGCTGGGGCGAGTTTGTTCGTCAATTGGACTATAAATGTCGTTGGTATGGAAGGAATCTGGTCAAGATTGACCGTTTGTTTCCTTCTTCCAAACGCTGTAGTTCCTGTGGGCATATCGTCGATAAGATGCCTCTCAATATTCGAGATTGGCAATGTCCTGAGTGTGGAACCAACCATGATAGGGACATCAATGCCAGTCGTAATATCTTGGCCGCTGGACTAGCGGTGTCAGTCTGTGGAGCGACCGTAAGACCCGAACAGAGTAAATCTGTGAAGGCAGGTGCTATGAAGCAGAAACTTAAATCGTGA
- a CDS encoding NUDIX hydrolase produces MWRYAQVFIKLLLRRPLSAVTLIPVLPSGSIVLVKRQDTGQWSLPGGLIDWGEIVAITAARELREETGLQLVKIDRLLGVYSSPDRDPRMHSVTISLVVKAEGNLLVGDRQEVSQVQAFTVEDLPLGALSHDHDQQLQDFLRGETIIA; encoded by the coding sequence GTGTGGAGATATGCCCAGGTTTTCATCAAATTATTGCTCCGCCGTCCCCTGTCAGCGGTGACATTAATTCCCGTTTTGCCTAGTGGTTCTATTGTCTTAGTTAAGCGACAGGATACAGGGCAATGGAGTTTACCGGGGGGTCTGATCGACTGGGGGGAAATAGTGGCAATAACGGCGGCTCGGGAGTTACGGGAAGAAACTGGTTTACAGTTAGTCAAAATTGATCGCCTGCTTGGGGTTTATTCCAGTCCTGACCGAGATCCCCGTATGCACTCCGTCACCATTTCCCTGGTGGTTAAAGCAGAAGGTAATTTGCTCGTTGGCGATCGCCAGGAGGTGTCCCAGGTACAAGCTTTTACTGTGGAAGATTTACCTCTGGGAGCATTAAGCCACGACCACGACCAACAACTACAGGATTTTTTGCGGGGGGAAACAATCATTGCTTGA